The Daphnia pulicaria isolate SC F1-1A chromosome 12, SC_F0-13Bv2, whole genome shotgun sequence genome segment GATCGAAAAAACCACAAGGAAGGGCAGCCAAACGTGACAAACGATGGTGAAACTAGGGGGAAAactggggaaaaaagaaaaaggcaatgaaAGGCCTGACGGGACGACATAACTTTTAATCGGCGGTTTCAGTGACCCAACTTAGGAACATGTTATCGAATAACTTGTTTAGGTGGCGGGGGATATACAGGTTCCAGAGACTACACGAAGcccaaattttaataattttcaataaattagcgattatttacttatttacTTTTACTAGGGGATGGCTGCGCACAGCACGGAGCTACGtggaaaaaatgtttattttcaaGCATAAATTTGAGAGAAATAGTTGGTAATCctggtaataaaaagaaattctaaATGAATCTAGATGATTTACCCAAGCTATGTGATTAAACCTATCATCAATTAGTTACAGATGCTTTCAGCTTAgatttgaaactttttatACGGTAGGGTTGAGCTCGAACATTATCTAgtgcattttaaaataaatattaaggtTACCATAGCAACGTTTTGTACGCAACGAAAAATATTAGGATTATTTAAGTTGAATCCCCCATATACCGACATGGAAGATGATATAACCTTTGCGAAAAATCAATGGTCGAACTTCCTACACTCTATGGTATATCGCGTTTTAAAGAATCGAGAACTTGTTTTATATACGCAGGATGTTCTGTTTATAAAACCTTGGCGGGAATATCAAATGACACTTGCTGTTTTATCTTTCAACTCTCGAGACTGGACTCAATTTCGCGCAAACGGAAAAACCCTTGGGAAAAACCCAATTCGAATGAGTTTGCCTTCGTATTTCTGTCCAAGCCTCAATTCAGTTTTAAACTTGTACGTCAACAGCCGTGTCAATAAAATCATATATAATTCGAGCAAATATCGTTACAATTGCTTCTGTGGCTACACAAGTTTTCATCATCTGCAGATAAGGTAGagctcatttcatttttatgtgaAACTGATTTCCAAAATTctgaaggaaagagaaaaattgaagaaagaaTTTCCCAAAGTACTTAAGTTCCCCAAACGTTTTTACTGAAATGGTCCCAATCAAATGTATCCTCACCATTCTTTTGGCCGTTTGCTGTCAGTGTAAATCATTTAACCTTggagcttcttcttcctcttgggCGAAACTAAAAATCTCGCCGGACACGTTCAGTTCTATGAAGTACGGCAATTTTCTCATTGAAATTTATGAACACgccaataataatcaaaaatcaTCTGACAgccagaaaaaatatttctactccCCCATTGCGTTATTGGACCACTCAAGTGCCGTTAGCATTTACAACAGATTTACGAAACAGCCAGAGATGAGATTCCGCATTGAAATGTGGAACgacaaagttgaaaatgaagtcgtgaaatatttaaacaaaatcgtCGGTCAAGAAATACAACCCGATAATGTGAGAGTCCTCCACTTGGATAAGGTCATTCTCACCAGTAAAAGAGCCAGTACGGAGGAATATTTTCTATCGCCAGAGTGGACGAATTATGACAAGAGCAAAACCCTTTGGTTTTCTCTGTTGTGTTATGACCAGAAAGTCTGCGACGAACTGGCCAATGAAATGCGGTCCAATCCCAAACATTTAGATCATTTCAAACTCCTGTACAGTTTGTCATCGCAGACGTCGCAAACCAAACAGACGACCATCAGCATCGACAGCGTCACTTCCGGTCAAATGGTCTcgactcttttacaaaaattcggagacaaaaaagaaatttttctgacggccaacgacgagaagaaaatgttggcgGAAACGGCCACCAACATTCGAATGGACACATTTGACGACTCCGAGGTCGGGTCGCCTGACACGgagtttcaaatttcaaatattttaaaggaTCTGCTGGTCACGTCCAAGACAACcatcaaagatcaaagcgaCAAAATGTGGGACTCTGTTTTCTGGAATGAGGAAAATTATCGGCCGGACAAGACGACGAAAACTTTAAATGAAATCCTCAACAAACTTGACAGAGaaactcaaaagaaattggCGGATATGTTTCAAAAAGTGGAGAAGCAATCGGTAATATTAGGAAAATTAACTTCGAATAGTAAAGCGAACAGACGAGAAGAACAACATCGTAATGTCAATGTCAATGAGAAATGGAAATTTGCAAAAAACAACTcggatgaagaaaataaaaatgtagaaaataaagaaagaatccaacacaatttcaatgcaaATAGTTGGGCCGACGTGGACAGAATCAGTTCAACAATTTCAGAGAAAATGGCAAACGAATCTGATGGTTCCAGCCAGGTCGAAATTACGAAAGAAGAcgttgaaaaattattacaagAAAGTAAAAATCACGTCGAATGGGACGGAGAGAAATTCGTGCCCAAACCGATGCAACTGAGCAAAATCAATTTGGGAAAATTTCGCGACTCTCAATCGTTTCAGGATCGTAACATCCGGGTCCGTTACACGACCGCCGAACTGTCTGCGCCGATAAAAATTATGGAACACGCAGAATTGACTGTCGTTAACGAATGGAACAATTTAAAGGAGGAACTCAAaggtttttgaaataaattttgctaaataaatttattaaattttaatcgaattatttaaattgaattgcaGCCACTACTGAGCTCTTAAGCAGAACTGTGAACAATTTGAATATAACGAATACCGAACTAAGAAACGCGAAGAGCGATTTAACTAATGAATTAGAAGGTATTtaagaatataagaaaacagaattttttttaatgttgtgaTTGAGCAGGGACTAGACAAGAGTTGGAGAAAACCCAAAACGACTTGGAGGAAACGAGGGTTTATGTCAATAATCTATCGATAAAGTTAAATGGTATTTTATGATTGTActggaaattaaatttaaaattaaaaaaatgtcttataAAATTTACGCTTTTTATTACGAGCAGAGACCAAGCAGGAGTTGGTGAAAACGAGAGCAGATTTTCTCATAACCGTCGATGATTTATCTGCAAAAttaaacggtaattttttgttttaatataaGATAAAAAATCGAATGTATTTacaacttttcaataattttagcGACTAAAAAAGAATTGGCGGAAACGAAAATCACAACCGGGAAATTATCAACTgaattcaaaagtaaaatttatgtcaaaacaaatatttaaaaaataattgtttttaatttaattcgtaTTTCTTAAATTGTGTAGCGAATTCGGATCGATTAGGTAAAGAACTAAGAATTgctgaagaaaatttgaaaaaggatCTGagaggtaaaaaataaattttgttttattatttgaatttgattaactataaattgaATGCAATTATTCAGCAACTTCAAATAATTTGGAaaccacaaaaacaattttggccTCAACGAGAACGGAATTGAACAGCACAAAGTCCGCCGTTGCGGATTTGGCGACCAAATCAAATGGTAAACTGTAATTAAtgtaaataattaaacatttttattcctaagagagaaaagaaaaatttcctttttgaaagtCCAAACGAGTGAAATAGTCGACATTGGTAAAATGCCAACCTCGTGTGCGGATCTGCAGCAAATTGGACATAAACTGAGCGGATTCTTTTCTGTCAAAGGatcaaagaagatggaaatgatttactgcaactttaatgccaatcaaaatggtacgacatctttttattttgcttgttattgtttgtcaaaatatttttttttacagacaaacaaaaatggatcggatacgccgacgtcaaatcggcgtccgtccatttctacgtccagagagAATCTTCATTTTACCCACAAAAAACTCCAATTCCGTTCGATTTGGCGCGAGTGAACGAGGGGAATACCATGAATTTGACTTCGGGGATATTCACGGCACCtcgaccgggaatttattatttctctttcacgGGAGTGGCGCGTCTTGAATCTTCATCTTATGCTAATTTTTATTCTcgtctttatttgaacgggaatATAATCGGGTCGAGTAATGTTCACGAGAATAAAGGCCCCGTTGATCAATGGAGTCCGTTGACcctccagtcgacgctgaacCTAAAAAAAGGCGATCGAGTCTGGATGCAGATTTCTTATTCTAGTTCATCCTCATTTATGTATGACAACATTGATCACCGgacccatttcacgggtttcatgcTGGACGAGGAAATTGTGGCGTCCCTTTGAGGTTAAACTTCATCGGTAACGTTTTTGTTTCATGACGACACGAAATTTTTGGGAggaaaggaattttaaaagggggaggggagagagaaaattcatttgatttttattcattaagggggaagattttctttaccCAAATTAAACTGTGGATGTAATTACACTTACTGAATACACTAACCAAGTTTCAAGTTTGTATCTGCAAAACTTCAGACGCGACCAGCAAAAgaccaattttgattgccagatttacAAAATTGCGGTAGGCCTTTAATGGGAGAAAATTCTTCACATTTTAATTCACTTACGGATCggaattttccaaaaaattcttttacagatgaattaaaatttcagtTGTGCACTCgtccagaaaaattcaagagtCTACCTCTTAAAATAAGGGCATGGGACgtgaaaaactaattttgtttgccaaatataaaaaaatgattttattttttattttaaaattcagctTTGAAATCGACCCGAAAACGTTGCTTCTACACGTCAAATTTATCTTTAAGgaagattttcattttttaaatttgatttcattaaattttaatcattttctcCTCACGTTTGCAGGATGGGATCCgagaagagaaataaaataagaaggaaGGGTAGAAAATTTGGTCGACTCTTATTGATTGAGGGTTGGGAATTTCTTGACGAAAATTTTACTGTAAATGCAActaaacattttcaatgcaCACACCAATTTTCACATTTCTATCTGTAAAAATGTGGGCGttgcaagaaaaaaacaaaacaattttgattgccagattttTACTAAATTCAGACTGGACtaaattggaagaaaattcTTTCACGTCTTATTCATTTACGGTTTGGAATTTTCTCAAAATATTTGCACAGTTATATTCTCATTTTAGCTGTGCATGGCTGAACGCAAATTCACGCGTCTATCTGCAAAATCAAGGGCAGGGGACTGGATTTAATGGTAAAATTTCCcccacaaaatttaaaaaatatcaaatttgattGGCGATCGCAGCTTAACATCACATCAAATTAACTCTGAATCGCTTATATTCCTCACGTCAACTGTTGAATGGTTGTTGAATGCCgcgaaaaagaattcaaaataaaatttgttattataaCCTCCCATCAACATTTACTGCCAGTGAGTTGTAAGGtacaaaaacaagcctgatctgcagtcgttcatTTAATGAGATATTTATAAATGAGCCCTCactgaggaaaacaaaaacggcgATGAGAAAGAGTTCCATTCAAAGGCCTAGCTCAGGAGTAATCGTATTATCTTACTATGTCACGATTTGAAATCAACGACATCAATAGTCTTAAAGGAATAAAAGAGATAAAtgtttgtcctacctttaagcctgggaaatacggccaggcatccacaagcGATCCATCCATCCGAATCCGATTGAATCCACCATCCGGGATAGGA includes the following:
- the LOC124316155 gene encoding interaptin-like isoform X1 → MVPIKCILTILLAVCCQCKSFNLGASSSSWAKLKISPDTFSSMKYGNFLIEIYEHANNNQKSSDSQKKYFYSPIALLDHSSAVSIYNRFTKQPEMRFRIEMWNDKVENEVVKYLNKIVGQEIQPDNVRVLHLDKVILTSKRASTEEYFLSPEWTNYDKSKTLWFSLLCYDQKVCDELANEMRSNPKHLDHFKLLYSLSSQTSQTKQTTISIDSVTSGQMVSTLLQKFGDKKEIFLTANDEKKMLAETATNIRMDTFDDSEVGSPDTEFQISNILKDLLVTSKTTIKDQSDKMWDSVFWNEENYRPDKTTKTLNEILNKLDRETQKKLADMFQKVEKQSVILGKLTSNSKANRREEQHRNVNVNEKWKFAKNNSDEENKNVENKERIQHNFNANSWADVDRISSTISEKMANESDGSSQVEITKEDVEKLLQESKNHVEWDGEKFVPKPMQLSKINLGKFRDSQSFQDRNIRVRYTTAELSAPIKIMEHAELTVVNEWNNLKEELKATTELLSRTVNNLNITNTELRNAKSDLTNELEGTRQELEKTQNDLEETRVYVNNLSIKLNETKQELVKTRADFLITVDDLSAKLNATKKELAETKITTGKLSTEFKTNSDRLGKELRIAEENLKKDLRATSNNLETTKTILASTRTELNSTKSAVADLATKSNVQTSEIVDIGKMPTSCADLQQIGHKLSGFFSVKGSKKMEMIYCNFNANQNDKQKWIGYADVKSASVHFYVQRESSFYPQKTPIPFDLARVNEGNTMNLTSGIFTAPRPGIYYFSFTGVARLESSSYANFYSRLYLNGNIIGSSNVHENKGPVDQWSPLTLQSTLNLKKGDRVWMQISYSSSSSFMYDNIDHRTHFTGFMLDEEIVASL